One region of Acidobacteriota bacterium genomic DNA includes:
- a CDS encoding sigma-70 family RNA polymerase sigma factor codes for MASIAIGMGGRLNEAADRMPSFENLVGEHSEKIFFLALDLTGNHHDAEDLVQEVFIKAYKSLKKFRGEAQFGTWLYRIAVNTHIDKVRKKSEAAMRDYDSWDDERSVLHFKPPADRSPQGNPERRVRSAGIQEDIRRALKTLSPRQHSVFVLRHYQNLKLREIAEVLSCSEGTVKTTLFRAIRRLRDQLAAYRPEVGTGASGMPGLEGSQ; via the coding sequence ATGGCTAGTATCGCGATCGGCATGGGGGGGAGATTGAACGAGGCGGCGGACAGGATGCCTTCCTTCGAAAACCTGGTGGGAGAGCACAGCGAGAAGATCTTCTTCCTGGCGCTCGACCTGACCGGGAATCACCATGACGCCGAAGACCTGGTGCAGGAAGTCTTCATCAAGGCCTACAAGTCGCTCAAGAAGTTCCGCGGCGAGGCCCAGTTCGGCACCTGGCTCTACCGCATCGCCGTCAACACCCACATCGACAAGGTGCGCAAGAAATCGGAGGCCGCCATGCGCGATTACGACAGTTGGGACGACGAGCGGAGCGTGCTTCACTTCAAGCCGCCCGCCGACCGTTCCCCGCAAGGCAACCCCGAACGCAGAGTGCGTTCGGCGGGAATCCAGGAGGACATCCGCAGAGCCTTGAAAACGCTTTCTCCGCGCCAGCACTCGGTCTTCGTGCTGCGCCACTACCAGAACCTCAAGCTGCGGGAAATCGCCGAAGTGCTCTCCTGCAGCGAAGGAACCGTCAAAACGACCTTATTCCGCGCCATCCGGCGGCTGCGCGATCAATTGGCCGCCTACCGTCCCGAGGTCGGGACGGGTGCATCGGGAATGCCCGGATTGGAGGGATCGCAATGA